The Anguilla rostrata isolate EN2019 chromosome 2, ASM1855537v3, whole genome shotgun sequence genome contains the following window.
TAAATATCTGCTAAATCTTTCTCGCAAATAGTTTGGAAATCTGTAtctcactgtgtgtgcgcgcgtgcacgtgtgtgtgcgtgtgcgcgcgcgtttgtgtgtgcgtgctttaTAAGGTGCATTAAactgtgtgccgtgtgtgtcaGTTCTGATAATAGAGAGCGTCAAGCTCACCATTTTGCCGGGACAGCACGTGGCGAGTGGCACCGACGTGACGCTCCGGTGCGACCCCAAAATCACCTCCGGCACCGGGATGCCCCTGAAACACGGGTACACCTTCTACAGGGACAGCACCTCGGTGTACGCCAACGAAACCACCGCCAGCTCGCTGTCCCACGTCATACGGCAAGCCAGGGTGGTTAACTCTGGATCGTACAAGTGCAGCGTCAAAGTGCACGGGCAGTACAAGGAGAGCGACCCGGAATCTCTGAATGTCACAGGTGCGTGCGGAGATATGTAACCCCCACTCGGTTTTTTGGTACATTGTCCTTGACTAAAAACGTACTGTAAGGGGATGAAacaacttgcacaacttttagatagtattttacattgaatccatttatacagctggatactgaagcagtgtaggttaagtacctcgctcatgggtacaacggcagtgccccatccgggaatcgaacccgtgacctgtAGCCCGGCACCTTACCTGTTGCCCCTCtcacggccccccccccccaggcttgCAGACCCCGGTCCTGCTCCTCAACAAGGCGACGGTGACCGAGGGAGAAGTGGTGACGGCCTCCTGCAGCGCCCCCAAGGAAACCGgatcctccttcttcttctacttcgaGGGATTGAAGGATGTCGTGAAAGTGCCCGCCTCCAAAAGCCTGGCAGAAACTCAGCTGAAGTTTAGCTCGCCTGGGAATAAGAGCGTGACCTGCCATTACCGCATCTCCCTGCAGCCCGACTTGGTGACCTCAAGCAGAAGCAAGCCTTCCCGTGTTTACGTGCAGGGTAAGTTGGGTGGCTTTTGTCCGCACCTCCAGCGGActgccggggggtgggggggggggggggggttgtagacTGTGAGGACCGTCTCCATCTGACGATAGGATTTCTCCCGTGGTCGTGGCcctggggaggaaaaaaaaaacaacatgtctCCCTTGTCTTTGTTTTCCAGAGCTGTCCATCAGGCCCCACATTGAGGTAACGCAGAGCGCGAATGTCATCGAAGGCGACGATCTGCAGATCGCGTGCCATGTCAACGGGTCCCGCCACAAGCCATCGGACATCATGGTGTACGTGTCCAAGGACGGCCTCATTAAGAAAAACGGGAACGACAGCATCGTCTACAGGACGACAGTGCAGGCCAGCGACTCGGGGCTGTACGAGTGCAAAGCCAAGATGGGAGACGTGGTGAAGGCCGTCAGCAGATCCGTGGTGGTTTCAGGTGAGGACGTCCCGCGCAGTGGCTGCGGTGTGGCCGCGTGGGCCGCGAAGGAGGCGGGGACAGCTGTGGTTTGGTTTGGCGAGCTTTTGTCACGGCAGAGTGCCTACGTGTCAGtagcaatttttatttttataaattttttttgcccattttcATTCGTAATAttaacagcacagacagcgcagttgaagtgtttttttatttttatttttttaattttattgcatttttatttttattttattcgtgCCCACAGAACTGTTTTCGAGGCCAGTTTTGACGATGGAACCGCCGGAGGCGTTCGAGAAGGAGTCCTTCTCGCTGACCTGCTACAGCCACAACATCTCCGACCAGCGGATCCAGCGCGGCCAGGTGAAGTACAGCCTGTACAGGAACGGCGTGGTTCTGAAGCCGGGAGACTTCGGTGGGAATTTCAGCACCACAGCGGAGGCCTCCCGCAACGGCAATTACTCCTGTGACGCAGTCGCCAAACATATCCGAAAATCCAGCGACGTTATAGTCTTCAAAGCCAAAGGTAAAGACCAATTAGGCGCTGTGGGTTCTTTGAAATGTCGTACCCTTCAAGGTTTCGTGTTTAGGGGCCGTTTTGTGAGATGATagtgtaatgtttttttgggaaatcgttttttttttttttttttttttaaaggagtaccatggtgattttcacactttctccgttttatgtgctatttgcacaagaggcattgaagaaacacaatgagtgaagtattaaatatgtcccttctgtatttttggagaaatatgcgttttaaatttatcgtcctattttcaaccggttgagaaagttgtcaacttgatgcgtcacgaacacagtaaccactccacTTTcgacgccccgtaaacccatggataactagagacccatagtttgcgccgctggcttacaggcaagacaatgcaaatatttgactaaggttaggttcacttaaattagagtgccttttaaggactattagattatttctggttatattcatttagctagctagctagctaacgttagctagctaggtagtttgctttcataaggcagtgttgtcgataacgttagctagctagtttgcttttatgaggacgttatagttgtgcttttatcttaacttggctagcaagatagcaaaaattataattggatataagtcaacgcccttaccttagctatctatcgatacttgatatactactaaacTAGCTAgtttgtgaaaagtctcccaaaaagagcgcttaTCATGgcggtagctatggtaacggggcacggtctgtcaatcatagctaactgacagtccTCATTACCACGCctagacggttcgggtgaacttttatagtgggaaatttaggcttattaaaatacgttttaaagtacattgaaatgactgaataataaaacaaattatgcacatttgttttgttgttgcctaaagacaactgggaagtgtcatgttaaaccaccatgttactcctttaaagcaTTTATATCCACCCTATGCTTTCTCATTCTTAATTCTGTATCGTCggcgtttcttttttttttctcgcttcCAGTCCTCGTCTCCAAGCCATCGATATTCATCCCGGGTAAAGTCATCGTGGGGAAGCCGTTCCGGATTCACTGCCACTGTGAGAACGGGAGCCTGCCCGTCAGTTACACCCTTTTGAGCAACAAAGTGCCCCAGCAGTCCGTCGTTCTGGTGCGGCAGCCGAACGAGACCGCCTCCTTCTGGGTCACcgtgaggaggaaggaggacgTCCGAAACTTCACCTGTGAGGCCGAGAACAACGGTCACTCCTCGAGGAAGGAGAGCCAAGTGCTGGACGTTGCCGTCACAGGTGAGTCGGTCGGtccgtgcgtgcgcgcgcgcgcgatGCTGTTTGGCAGAACAGGGCCATTCAGAATCTGTTCATCTCGCTGGATCGCGCACGCCTTGCTCTGGACGGGGTTTGAGAAGAGCCGTTTCTGTCGGACGCGCCAAGCCGTCCAACAAAAATctgtttatctattttattccattattccattattccattccatttatttatctattttattccattattccattccatttatttatctattttattccattattccattccatttattaatctattttattccattattccattattccattccatttatttatctattttattccattattccattccatttatttatctattttattccattattccattccatttattaatctattttattccattattccattccatttatttatctattttattccattattctattccatttatttatctattttattccattattccattccatttattaatctattttattccattattccattccatttatttatctattttattccattattccattccatttattaatccattttattccattattccattccatttatttatctattttattccattattccattattccattccatttatttatctattttattccattattccattattccattccatttattaatctattttattccattattccattccatttatttatctattttattccattattccattccatttatttatctattttattccATTCCTTTGCTAAGACCCCTTCACTTAGTAAGCGCTTGCCGTCTCCAACAgaacttttgtttattttcaaatagttcatcttttttttttttttttttttttttttttaaacactagCAATATTTACGGTGTATTCCaacatatatagtatatattttcaTTCTCCACTGTAGAACAAACGGCCACTTTGTTCCTTCGAAAGGGAACCGCGTCACTATAGTGGCAAGAGGGTCCGTTTGGCTATGATGAGTATCTCCATGGTTACGGGGCAGAATGTGGCGTGTAGGACCTTCACCGCAGCCCCTCACATCGAGATCAGGAAGTTGagttcttcttctcctccctgcAGAACCCGTGTCGGTTCCCACGCTGCTCATTATGCCGAATTTTGGGAGCGTcactgagggggaggagctgttCCTGGCGTGCACCGTCCGGGAGGGCTCTCCCCCGTTCACCTTAAAGTGGTACCGCGACGGGTCGGACCAGCCCCTGGACACCCAGATGACGAAGGACAGGACCGGGCTGCACGTGCTGGGGCCCGCCAGGCGCGAACACACCGGCGCCTACCGATGCGTGGCCGACAACCCGGCCAGAGACGCCAGGAGGAGCGAGCTGGTCAGAGTGAGCGGTGAGACCCggactctcacacactcacacacacactcacacacacacacacacacacactcacacacacacacacactcactctctcacacacacacacactcacactcacacacacacactcactcacacacacactcactctctcacacacacacacacactcactctctcactcacacacactcactcactctctcacacacacactcactctctcacacacacacacacactcactctctcactcacacacactcactcacacacacacacactcactctctcacacacacacacactcactctctcactcacacacacacacacactcacacactctcacacacacactcacacacacgcacacacacgcacactcacactcactcacactcacacacacacactcacttacactcacacacactcacacacacgcacactcacacacacacactcacactcacacacacacacacactcactctctcacacacacacacacacacacacactcacacacacacactcactcacacacacactcactctcacacacacacacacacactcactctctcactcacacacactcactcactctctcacacacacactcactctctcacacacacacacacactcactctctcactcacacacacacactcacacacacacacactcactctctcacacacacacacactcactctctcactcacacacacacacacacacacactcacacacacacactcacactcactcacacacacgcacactcacactcactcacactcacacacacacactcactcacactcacacacactcacacacacgcacactcacacacacacactcactctctcacacacacacacactcactctctcacacacacacgcacacacacacactcactctctcacacacacacactcacacacacactcactctctcactcacacacacacacacactcacacacacacacacactcactctctcacacacacacacacacactcacacacacacatacacacacacacacacactcacacacactctcacacacacacacacacacactcacacacacacacacacacacacacacacactcacacacacacacacacacacactcacacacacactctcacacacacccacacacacacacacacacacacacacacacacacacacacacacacacaaacacactcacacacacacacacacactcacacacacacactctctcacacacacacacacacacactctcacacacacacacacactcacactctcacacacacacacacacacacacactcacacacacacacacacacacacactcactcacacacacacacacacacactcacacacacacacacacacacacactctcacacacacacacactcacactctcacacacacacacacacacactcacacacacacacacacactcacacacacacacacacacacactctcacacacacacacacacacacacacacactcacacacacacacacacacacacacacacacacacacactcacacacacacacacacacacacacacacactctcacacacacacacacacacacacacactctcacactcacacacacacacacacacacacactctcacacacacacacacacacacacacacacacaggtctcaaACTCCGGTCCCCGAAGGCCGCAGCGGCGGTCTCTGCTGGTTTCCTGTGGTTACCTTTCAATCGGCAGCCAATCCAGGCGTAGGAAACGCGGCGTGCGGACTCTTCAGCCAACGAGTGACTCAAATTAGGCGCGTGAGCATAGCGACAAATCAACCGACGAATCAGACTACGGCCGCCCCCTCCGCCGTTTGAGTTTGAGATTCCTGACTCAAGCGGCCCCTCCGAAGGGCAGCTCTTCAGAACGCGAGCTGTGAGAGAGCGGTCTGTGTGGCTCAGGGGGGGGCTCCACTGAGGCTCGGGCCG
Protein-coding sequences here:
- the pecam1b gene encoding platelet endothelial cell adhesion molecule isoform X11 — translated: MRATRLHPLGMGLRPLYLLLLQLLLQLLATWQVAETQTVLIIESVKLTILPGQHVASGTDVTLRCDPKITSGTGMPLKHGYTFYRDSTSVYANETTASSLSHVIRQARVVNSGSYKCSVKVHGQYKESDPESLNVTGLQTPVLLLNKATVTEGEVVTASCSAPKETGSSFFFYFEGLKDVVKVPASKSLAETQLKFSSPGNKSVTCHYRISLQPDLVTSSRSKPSRVYVQELFSRPVLTMEPPEAFEKESFSLTCYSHNISDQRIQRGQVKYSLYRNGVVLKPGDFGGNFSTTAEASRNGNYSCDAVAKHIRKSSDVIVFKAKVLVSKPSIFIPGKVIVGKPFRIHCHCENGSLPVSYTLLSNKVPQQSVVLVRQPNETASFWVTVRRKEDVRNFTCEAENNGHSSRKESQVLDVAVTEPVSVPTLLIMPNFGSVTEGEELFLACTVREGSPPFTLKWYRDGSDQPLDTQMTKDRTGLHVLGPARREHTGAYRCVADNPARDARRSELVRVSVSLARWKLVLIVVSCILLLTVLIGVGCYRYRAQRGKRETATELSVKPSSPKSEDSLTVSLAHDTDAYNAHTDTDDQSSVETAKEPDVEYTEVVHPQPADGSRGPVRRGTDTVYSELQNSPAGVADPPGYQGSMEFVQLNHDLPEPV
- the pecam1b gene encoding platelet endothelial cell adhesion molecule isoform X6, which encodes MRATRLHPLGMGLRPLYLLLLQLLLQLLATWQVAETQTVLIIESVKLTILPGQHVASGTDVTLRCDPKITSGTGMPLKHGYTFYRDSTSVYANETTASSLSHVIRQARVVNSGSYKCSVKVHGQYKESDPESLNVTGLQTPVLLLNKATVTEGEVVTASCSAPKETGSSFFFYFEGLKDVVKVPASKSLAETQLKFSSPGNKSVTCHYRISLQPDLVTSSRSKPSRVYVQELSIRPHIEVTQSANVIEGDDLQIACHVNGSRHKPSDIMVYVSKDGLIKKNGNDSIVYRTTVQASDSGLYECKAKMGDVVKAVSRSVVVSELFSRPVLTMEPPEAFEKESFSLTCYSHNISDQRIQRGQVKYSLYRNGVVLKPGDFGGNFSTTAEASRNGNYSCDAVAKHIRKSSDVIVFKAKVLVSKPSIFIPGKVIVGKPFRIHCHCENGSLPVSYTLLSNKVPQQSVVLVRQPNETASFWVTVRRKEDVRNFTCEAENNGHSSRKESQVLDVAVTEPVSVPTLLIMPNFGSVTEGEELFLACTVREGSPPFTLKWYRDGSDQPLDTQMTKDRTGLHVLGPARREHTGAYRCVADNPARDARRSELVRVSVSLARWKLVLIVVSCILLLTVLIGVGCYRYRAQRDTDDQSSVETAKEPDVEYTEVVHPQPADGSRGPVRRGTDTVYSELQNSPAGVADPPGYQGSMEFVQLNHDLPEPV